The genomic region GCGAAGCTCACATTATTTGCCCTCACTTGGCCTATATTTATAGAGATTTTACTCCATATGCTTATGGGTAACGCGGATACTTTAATGCTTAGTCAGTATTCCGATAACGCCGTCGCTGCCGTTGGGGTTTCCAATCAAATTATCATGATGATTATCGTTATGTTTGGATTTATTGCCACGGGGACTAGTATTATCGTGGCGCAATATTTAGGGGCGCAAAAAGAGAAAGAAGCTTCGGAAGTGGTTGTCGTATCACTCGGGGCCAATCTTGTGTTTAGTTTTGTACTCAGTATTTGTTTATTTCTATTCGCTGAACCTGTGTTATTACAAATGGGGGTCGAGCCTGAAGTCCTAGTAGATGCTGTTCTATATACCCAGATCACAGGCGGTTTTGCGTTTATTCTCGCCTTAATCATGACCACTGGGGCGGCGATTAAAAGCTATGGATTCACACGTGATGCCATGTACGTGACCATGGGGATGAACATCATAAATGTCGTAGGTAACTATATGTTTATTTTTGGTCCTTTTGGTCTGCCAGTACTAGGGGTTCAAGGGGTGGCTATAGCCACTGCTGTGAGCCGCTCATTAGGGTTAATTGCCATTATCTATCTCTTGGTTAAGAGAGTTGAAACCCCTTTACCATTTAGACAGATATTCTCGTTACCTAAGGGTTATCTATCGAAACTACTGAGAATTGGTATCCCTTCTGCTGGGGAGCATCTAGCATATAATACGTCTCAGGTCCTGATTACCTTCTTCGTTGTCATGTTAGGCACAGAGATGATTACCACGCGCGTATATACGATTAATATTATGATGTTTATCTTTGTTTTTGCCATCGCCATTGGTCAAGGCACACAGATCCTCATTGGACACAAGGTCGGTGAAGGTAAACTGAGTGACGCTTATCAAACGTGTAATCAGAATTTGCGTTATGCGCTGGTGATATCCATTACTATGGCCATCATTGCCACTACTTTGTCCGAACACTTATTTAGCATTTTTACAGACAATCCTAACATTATTGCCGTCGGGAGTACGCTGATCATGTTATGTATCATTCTAGAACCGGGTCGATGCTTTAACGTCGTCGTCATCAATTCTCTGCGTGCAGCGGGGGATGTTAAGTTCCCGGTATACATGGGGATCGCTTCCATGCTGGGCATCAGTGTCCCCCTCGCTTACTATCTTGGGATTTATCATGGTTTGGGACTTATGGGTGTGTGGATAGCGATGATTGTCGATGAGTGGCTGCGTGGTATATTAATGATGATGCGTTGGCGTTCTCGCGTATGGGAAAATATGAGCTTTGTCAGAGAGGAAAAAGAAAAACCTCCTGTTCAAGAGGAGGCTGTCAGTGGATAAAAGGATAACTCTATCACGCCAGTCACGCTTATCCTTTCACCGCACCTTCTGTCATACCTTTTGAGATGCGACGCTGGAAAATGGCGTAGGCGATAATAACAGGAATGATCGATATGGTTAAACCGGCAAACAAAGTCCCCCACGCATTGGTGTATTGCGCCTCTTTGTTCAAAAAGTCCATTGCCAAACCTAACGTGTACTTTTCAGAGGACTGGAGAAAGATGAGCGCCATAAAGTACTCGTTCCAAAAAAAGATCGCATTCATAATGGTGACCGTGATGATACCAGAGAGCGATAAAGGCATGACCACTCGAAAAAGTGTGCCATAAGGGGACAGCCCATCTATAGCGGCTGATTCCTCTAACTCTTTAGGTATCGAACTCATAAATCCCGTGAGGATAAAGATGCTGAAGGGCACTTGGCTTACTGCGTAAACCAGAGTTAATCCGAATAAACTGTCCAATAGATTAACCTCTAGGAGTAAAAAGAACAAAGGAATCCACCCAAGTACCATGGGGATCATCATGGCTGACAGATAGAGATAATATAAAACGGTATGGCCACGAAAACGGACCCTCTCTATGGCATAAGAAGTCGGGATGGCGAGAGCTAAGGTCAATAAAGCACCCATGACAGTCACAGTTAAACTATTAAAGAAACTGGTGCTAATATTATACTCTGACCATGCTTGGGCAAAGTTCTCAAAACGTAGGGTTTCGGGCCATCCCCAAGGTGAAGCATAGATTTCAGCGTTTGACTTCAAGGCCCCTAATATCATCCAAATGATAGGATAGAGTACTGCAATCGTCCACAATACCAACGGTACACGGATGATTATCTTTGTTAACAGTGCCTTAATAGACGTCT from Caldalkalibacillus salinus harbors:
- a CDS encoding carbohydrate ABC transporter permease, whose amino-acid sequence is MKGGRTPTPNTPKQGTKTSIKALLTKIIIRVPLVLWTIAVLYPIIWMILGALKSNAEIYASPWGWPETLRFENFAQAWSEYNISTSFFNSLTVTVMGALLTLALAIPTSYAIERVRFRGHTVLYYLYLSAMMIPMVLGWIPLFFLLLEVNLLDSLFGLTLVYAVSQVPFSIFILTGFMSSIPKELEESAAIDGLSPYGTLFRVVMPLSLSGIITVTIMNAIFFWNEYFMALIFLQSSEKYTLGLAMDFLNKEAQYTNAWGTLFAGLTISIIPVIIAYAIFQRRISKGMTEGAVKG
- a CDS encoding MATE family efflux transporter; protein product: MFIEILLHMLMGNADTLMLSQYSDNAVAAVGVSNQIIMMIIVMFGFIATGTSIIVAQYLGAQKEKEASEVVVVSLGANLVFSFVLSICLFLFAEPVLLQMGVEPEVLVDAVLYTQITGGFAFILALIMTTGAAIKSYGFTRDAMYVTMGMNIINVVGNYMFIFGPFGLPVLGVQGVAIATAVSRSLGLIAIIYLLVKRVETPLPFRQIFSLPKGYLSKLLRIGIPSAGEHLAYNTSQVLITFFVVMLGTEMITTRVYTINIMMFIFVFAIAIGQGTQILIGHKVGEGKLSDAYQTCNQNLRYALVISITMAIIATTLSEHLFSIFTDNPNIIAVGSTLIMLCIILEPGRCFNVVVINSLRAAGDVKFPVYMGIASMLGISVPLAYYLGIYHGLGLMGVWIAMIVDEWLRGILMMMRWRSRVWENMSFVREEKEKPPVQEEAVSG